One Tunturibacter gelidoferens genomic region harbors:
- a CDS encoding TonB-dependent receptor, translated as MTSTFRRITTATLHAASGKQAKRSQRTVVIMWLGAILSLTTLAYAQSPNASVTGQVIDSSKAIITGAHVLAVNVNTNIRYDAATNAAGEYYFPNLLPGTYRLEADRTGFKAAIKPNVVLHVQDAVEINFVLAVGSASQSITVEGGEPLVQLATSDLGTVVDSRTTRELPLNGRSWTDLATLQPGVAAVETQASYSAAADRGNRGFGSQLSISGGRVRQNSYRIDGVSVNDYSNGGPGSVLGGTLGVDAIEEFSVLTANTPAEYGRTSAGVISAITRSGTNKFHGSAYEFLRNSALDAPNYFDSGRTPPFKRNQFGGALGGPLWKDHTFFFIDYEGNRQSTGLTNTVTVPSAQARAGHLSTGDITVDPSAQKYLTFWGLPNGPLLGAGDTGIYKFTGQQVVNENFVTGRLDHTLSSRDSLFGVFTFDDTPYRSPDNLNDVLLGSRTTRRTVAAQETHVFSASLLNSLRFGLNREGVQDNLTASAINPAAADLSLGAIAGQPASHVSIGGITDFMGGAEDATRFLWASYQVYDDVSFTKGRHSLKVGANFEDMQSGIEYYSYVTGQYSFGSLNKFLTNQPSRFRAALPGLTTPRNLRDKLFGAYVQDDWRIRPNLTLNLGMRYEMSSVLSETDGKLSTLLSLTSPVNHLGSPLFNNPTLKNFEPRVGLIWSPDDGKTAFHAGFGFYDVLPLPYEFQNMETRAAPFYLLASNSKIPTGSFYQGGLAQLTPKTLSVSYIDQHPKRNYVMQWNLNIQRELTKDLTATLGYVGSHGVHQPMRIDDSNIVQPSLTSAGYLWPSPVGSGTLLNPNFGEIRSMQWIGTSVYHALQFNVTQRMAHGFQLRGSYTWGKSFDTGSSTIVGDEFLTSMSSLSDFDLRLNRGVSDFNIAQTLVVAGTWQVPALNALHGRLAWTGKGWEMSGVLKANSGVPFTATFGTDGDPLGLNSSDPWDYPNRLGGPGCSSLVNPGNPNHYIKTECFSVPTAPSQAFYQQYCDPSFGYPTCMNLRGNAGRNILTGPGLANLDYSLVKNNRLTESLNLQIRAEFFNLLNRANFQVPPLVAGTDIFDSTGAPNLNAGLLTSTTTSSRQIQLGAKLIW; from the coding sequence ACGCCGCCACCAATGCCGCCGGCGAATACTACTTTCCGAATCTGTTGCCCGGAACATATCGCCTGGAGGCCGATAGGACCGGCTTCAAAGCGGCCATAAAACCGAACGTTGTCCTGCACGTTCAGGACGCCGTCGAAATCAACTTCGTGCTGGCTGTCGGGTCTGCGTCGCAAAGCATAACCGTCGAAGGCGGCGAACCCCTGGTGCAGCTCGCCACCTCCGACCTCGGGACCGTGGTCGACTCCAGAACTACTCGAGAACTACCGCTGAACGGCCGCTCCTGGACCGACCTGGCGACGCTCCAGCCGGGCGTTGCGGCGGTCGAGACGCAGGCGTCCTACTCCGCGGCTGCCGATCGCGGCAATCGCGGCTTCGGTTCTCAGCTGAGTATCTCCGGCGGGCGTGTTCGGCAGAATAGCTACCGCATAGACGGAGTGAGTGTGAACGACTACAGCAACGGAGGGCCGGGAAGCGTCCTCGGCGGTACTCTGGGTGTTGATGCCATCGAAGAGTTCTCGGTGCTGACCGCGAACACTCCGGCCGAATACGGACGGACGTCAGCCGGCGTGATCAGCGCCATCACCCGCTCGGGTACGAACAAGTTTCATGGATCTGCGTATGAGTTCCTGCGCAACAGCGCGCTCGACGCCCCAAACTACTTCGACTCCGGGAGAACGCCGCCCTTCAAGCGCAATCAATTCGGCGGCGCGCTCGGGGGTCCACTCTGGAAAGATCACACGTTCTTCTTCATCGACTACGAAGGGAACCGGCAGTCCACCGGGCTAACGAACACCGTAACCGTCCCTTCTGCCCAGGCGCGCGCAGGCCATCTATCGACTGGCGATATCACCGTGGATCCCTCGGCGCAGAAGTATCTGACATTCTGGGGCCTGCCCAACGGACCTCTTCTTGGTGCAGGAGATACCGGAATCTACAAGTTTACCGGCCAGCAGGTGGTCAATGAGAACTTCGTAACCGGCCGTCTCGACCATACGCTTTCGAGCCGGGATAGTCTGTTTGGCGTCTTCACTTTCGATGACACGCCATACCGCTCACCCGACAACCTCAACGACGTCCTCCTCGGCTCTCGCACCACGAGGCGCACGGTCGCGGCCCAGGAGACCCATGTGTTCAGCGCCTCGTTGCTGAATAGTCTCCGCTTTGGACTCAACCGGGAAGGCGTGCAGGATAATCTGACCGCGAGCGCCATCAATCCGGCGGCGGCTGACCTGTCCCTTGGTGCGATTGCCGGACAGCCGGCCTCCCATGTCAGCATCGGCGGCATCACCGATTTCATGGGCGGTGCCGAAGACGCGACCCGCTTCCTGTGGGCTTCCTATCAGGTCTACGATGATGTCTCCTTTACGAAGGGCCGGCATTCGCTGAAGGTAGGCGCGAACTTCGAGGACATGCAGTCCGGCATCGAGTACTACTCCTATGTGACGGGACAGTACTCGTTCGGCTCCCTCAATAAGTTCCTTACGAATCAGCCGTCGCGTTTTCGGGCTGCGCTACCAGGTCTGACGACTCCACGTAATCTGCGCGATAAGCTGTTTGGCGCTTATGTTCAGGATGACTGGCGCATACGTCCCAATCTCACCCTGAATCTGGGTATGCGCTACGAGATGAGCAGCGTACTGAGCGAAACAGACGGGAAGCTCTCAACGTTGTTGAGTCTGACCAGTCCGGTGAATCATCTGGGCAGCCCTCTCTTCAATAATCCAACGCTAAAGAACTTCGAGCCGCGAGTCGGGCTTATCTGGAGTCCAGATGACGGCAAGACTGCCTTCCACGCGGGTTTTGGATTCTACGACGTGCTGCCGCTGCCCTACGAGTTCCAGAATATGGAGACCCGGGCCGCTCCCTTCTACCTGCTGGCCAGCAACTCCAAGATTCCGACCGGATCTTTCTATCAGGGAGGACTCGCGCAGCTCACCCCGAAGACGCTGTCCGTGTCCTATATCGACCAACATCCAAAACGGAACTACGTCATGCAGTGGAATCTCAACATCCAGCGTGAACTTACGAAAGACCTTACGGCGACGCTCGGGTATGTCGGTTCGCATGGCGTCCACCAGCCGATGCGAATTGACGATTCCAATATCGTCCAGCCCTCGCTCACGTCAGCCGGCTACCTCTGGCCCTCGCCGGTGGGCAGCGGAACCCTGCTGAACCCCAACTTCGGCGAGATTCGATCCATGCAATGGATCGGCACCTCCGTCTACCACGCCTTGCAGTTCAACGTGACGCAGAGAATGGCTCACGGCTTCCAGCTTCGCGGTTCGTATACGTGGGGCAAGAGCTTCGATACCGGTTCCTCGACGATCGTCGGCGACGAATTCCTCACCAGCATGTCGAGCCTCTCTGACTTCGATCTTCGTCTGAACCGCGGGGTGTCCGACTTCAATATCGCCCAAACTTTGGTGGTCGCCGGAACGTGGCAGGTTCCGGCTCTCAACGCGTTGCACGGGCGGCTGGCCTGGACCGGGAAGGGATGGGAGATGAGTGGAGTTCTAAAGGCCAACTCGGGCGTTCCCTTTACGGCCACGTTCGGTACCGACGGCGACCCGCTTGGCCTCAACAGCAGTGATCCCTGGGACTATCCCAACCGCCTCGGTGGCCCCGGCTGCAGCTCGCTGGTGAACCCGGGAAACCCCAACCACTATATAAAGACAGAATGCTTCTCAGTGCCCACGGCGCCATCGCAGGCGTTCTATCAGCAGTACTGCGATCCGAGCTTCGGCTATCCAACCTGCATGAACCTGCGCGGCAATGCCGGCCGTAATATCCTGACGGGTCCCGGCCTCGCCAATCTCGATTACTCTCTGGTCAAGAACAACCGCCTTACCGAGTCACTCAATCTGCAGATCCGGGCCGAGTTCTTCAATCTGCTCAATCGTGCGAACTTCCAGGTGCCGCCGCTGGTGGCCGGTACCGATATCTTCGATTCGACCGGTGCGCCCAATCTCAACGCGGGCTTGCTCACTTCGACGACGACGAGTTCGCGACAGATTCAACTGGGAGCCAAGCTGATCTGGTAG